DNA sequence from the Alteribacter lacisalsi genome:
TGCCGCGTACCCGGGACTAGAGTCTCAGGACCATCAGCTGTTCATCATAAAAGGTGCTGCCGATTTTTATTGCCTGCTCTTCCCGGCCATATGCTTCGAAGCCGAGTGATTCATAGAGTTTTAATGCAGGAGTATTGGATATAACCACAGTCAGATACAGCTGTTCCACACCGCCGAACTCCCATGCTTTTTTGATCGCCTCTTCCATAAGCCTTCTGCCGGTCCCGTTGCCTCTTGCGGCGGGCGTAACATACATCCCGAAAATATCCGCCCGGTGCCGGGTCTTGACTCGTGTATTTCTGACTACGCTTACCAGGCCGGAAAGTGTGCTTTCTTTGTAAAACCCGAGCGTTACAGATGATTCGGAGGCAAGACGGGAACGATAGCGTTCTACAGGGTACTGCTTTTCTTCTTCATAGCTTGATGAGAAAGATTCAGGATTCGTCTGCAGGGCCTCGTGCCTCAGCCTGCGCAATTCCTCTGCATGGTTCTCAGTTAAACGGATAATGGTCACGAAATCCAGCCCCTCTCTCTGTGTATTAATGTTCCATTATACTTGCTGTTATTGCAGTGTAACTCAGAATCCTCATGGCGTTATGTCCAAACTTTTGAGGAGTCAGGACATAACTCATTTCTCAAGCAGGCATTTCGTACACTGAATTTTTCTATGTTTAATTAAAATACCTTTAAGCCAGCTCAGCTAAACAGGTCTGTTTTTTTTGTATCTGGACTCAAAAATAAAGTCACTTATGAAAAACAGAACCAGACCGAGGAAAAGAATAAGCATTGAACTTGATATAAAAGGTGCCTGGAAAAAATGCTCCGTGATGGAATTAATCAATAAGATTAATCCCCAAAACGTAAAAGTAACCCAGCAGGCCTGATCGCTGGATTTAGCAGAACTTCTTCTGCTTTTTTTAAAGAACATATCCTTTCCTCCCCACAGTCCCGACATTTTGTTTTTCAGTACTGCTAAAAATCTGTTGTTGTCCAACTCATTATACCCCGGCCTGCATCCTAAAAGCTGGTAAATTATTACGGGAGGAGCAATATTTCTTTCGACACCATTCAGCTAAACTCAGAAAATTCCCAAATTGGTTGACACGGGAGTGATGTCAAGCTAGAGTTAAAATGTACCAAAAAAACTATATACGAAGTCCACTGGGGGCGCTTTCGAGCTGAGATAAGGATTATCCTTGGTCCCTTTGAACCTGATCTGGTTAATACCAGCGTAGGGAAGTGGAGACGGCTGCACATGGTTATTTTTATCTAAGATTCCTGCAGGCCGCTCCATTCCGGCGCGGCCTTTTTTGCTGTGCCTGGAGGGAAAATGAGGTTCAAACGCCCTAACCGAGGGGACTTCAAAAATCTGAGGAGGAATTTGAATGTCTTTTTCACAGGAACTGCGTCAGGAAGCTGCCCACATTTTTGAAGCCACGTACAAGCATCCGTTCGTTCAGGAAATCGGAAAAGGAACGCTGGGTAAGGAGCAGCTGATTCATTATGTAAAACAGGATTTCGAGTACTTAAACGCCTACATTCACACCAGAGGTCTGGCTATCAGTAAGTGTACAGACCGTAAAGACATGGCGATGTTCAGCGAAGGGATTGAATTTATCCTGAACAGCGAGATCCACCCCCATAATAATTTCTGCAAGGTTGCCGGTGTAGACTATGAAGACCTTCAGGGCTATGCTCTCGCTCCCACGGCCCAGCATTATACGCGCCACATGCTGAGCGTCGCTCACCAGGGCACACTCGGTGAAATTATTGCTGTGAGTCTGCCGTGCCCTTGGATTTACATGGATATCGGTGAACGACTGATCGAAGATTTCTCACCGAACGAGAGCCACCCGTTTAACGAGTGGATCCGGTTTTACGGCGAAGGTACCCGGGAGCATATGAAGCCGTACCTTGCCCGGCTTGATCAGCTTGCTGAATCCGCTGGATCTGCTGAGCGCGAGCGAATGAAAGAACATTTTATGCTCAGCTGCCAGCTTGAGTATATGTTCTTTGATATGGCATACACTCTACAGGACTGGCCAGTTGAAAAAGAAGCGTCTGTAACAAAATAAAATACAGAGAGCCGCGGAGCGCAATTTCCCCCGCGGCTCTTTTTACTTGTCGGTCCGCAAAATCGAATAGCTGTAGGCATCGTGGGATTCACCTCTCTGATAGAGGTAGCCTCTGAGAATGCCTTCATACTGAAACCCGATCTTTTTCAGCAGGCTGTTTGAAGCGGTGTTGTCAGGGTATGTGACTGCTCCGATCCGGAACAGGCCGAGCTCCATGAATCCATAGCGGAGGACTTGTAATAAAGCTTCGGATATGATCCCGCGGCGCCAGTAATCGGGATGAAGCTCGAAGCCGACTTCCGCTCGCTTGCAGCTGAAACGGATATCACTGAGTCCGATGGTACCGATACAATCACCGGTTTCCCTGTAAATGACTGCCCAGCGAATGCCGCTCCAGGTCAAAAAGTCTGTCCTGTAGCTTTCGATGACGCGTGCGGTTTCCTCATAGCTGTCAACCGGGTCGAAACCGTAGTAAATCATCACGTTTCTTCGCGATAGAATATCGTAAAGCTGTCTGGTATACCCGTAATTCAGTTCCGTCAGCTTCAGCCGTTTTGTAGTGAGTTCTGGAAATGCCAATCGAAGAACCTCTCTCTTTAGTAAATTAAGGCTCCGTCAGCTGAGCATGCGTTTTAAAAACGGCAGGTTTTAAAAGCCGCCGGTTTTGTATCATCATACATTCAGCCACGGTCATTTGGATGATAGCAGCATCTCCTCTACTCATTCCTTTCTGGACAGGGAGGCGAAACCCTTTATATTGCGGTAAATTTACACAGTTGTTACAGCTGTAACAAAAAATTTCATGAAGAGACCATTAAATAGTTTTTAGAGCTTAACCAAGCCGGAACGCTATGGCTCTATCTGCCTGGTCCGGCCCTGATTTAAGCAGGTGTGGACATACTAAACAACCCGGAGAGGTTCATTCCTCTCCGGGTTTTAATTCAGGGCAGTGTCTTACCGTACTTGGCCATTACCTTTCATTACATATTTAACTGTTGTAAGTGCAGGCAGTCCCATTGGGCCCCGGGCGTGAAGCTTCTGGGTGGAAATTCCGATTTCCGCACCGAAGCCGAGAGCGCTCCCGTCAGTAAATCGCGTTGACGCGTTGTGGTAGATCGCCGCAGCGTCCACTAAACCTGTAAACTGAGCCGCTGTCTGAGCGTTTTCAGTGACAATCGCTTCAGAATGCTTTGTGCCGTAAGTGTCAATATGCTCCACGGCTTCAGCAGCCTCATCCACAATTTTTACAGCTACATCAAGGCTGAGGAATTCGTTTGCCCAGTGGTCTTCTGTTGCTTTTTCCGCTCCGGGGAATTCGTTAACGGCCCGGTCGCAGCCGTAGACGGTAATACTGTGCTCGTTCAAGGCGCTCACAAGCGCTTCTT
Encoded proteins:
- a CDS encoding GNAT family N-acetyltransferase; this translates as MAFPELTTKRLKLTELNYGYTRQLYDILSRRNVMIYYGFDPVDSYEETARVIESYRTDFLTWSGIRWAVIYRETGDCIGTIGLSDIRFSCKRAEVGFELHPDYWRRGIISEALLQVLRYGFMELGLFRIGAVTYPDNTASNSLLKKIGFQYEGILRGYLYQRGESHDAYSYSILRTDK
- the tenA gene encoding thiaminase II, with the translated sequence MSFSQELRQEAAHIFEATYKHPFVQEIGKGTLGKEQLIHYVKQDFEYLNAYIHTRGLAISKCTDRKDMAMFSEGIEFILNSEIHPHNNFCKVAGVDYEDLQGYALAPTAQHYTRHMLSVAHQGTLGEIIAVSLPCPWIYMDIGERLIEDFSPNESHPFNEWIRFYGEGTREHMKPYLARLDQLAESAGSAERERMKEHFMLSCQLEYMFFDMAYTLQDWPVEKEASVTK
- a CDS encoding GNAT family N-acetyltransferase; this translates as MTIIRLTENHAEELRRLRHEALQTNPESFSSSYEEEKQYPVERYRSRLASESSVTLGFYKESTLSGLVSVVRNTRVKTRHRADIFGMYVTPAARGNGTGRRLMEEAIKKAWEFGGVEQLYLTVVISNTPALKLYESLGFEAYGREEQAIKIGSTFYDEQLMVLRL